The Diadema setosum chromosome 4, eeDiaSeto1, whole genome shotgun sequence genome window below encodes:
- the LOC140227209 gene encoding protein rolling stone-like yields MCNRDCLSCSLDTRYPSDIVRPLCTPYANLKFLTYRMLLATYFTVYLVIHLSTNIVHVQGLKVFIYLSDWTLILTTLYLVVAFLNGIADYAYYLQHGAYTANSLFEPPILFRLQWLLFSICSITSLLISASFWPTAGIDLPAGKIFENFNIHALPSIVLVIDLAVTAVPIRFGHVFYPLVYGAVYLVFAAVYWALGGTDPFGRHYIYGILNFDRPKVILIVVFVEGLGALVFQWVLAGLSLLRNKIAKECNCAGRRNPETEDMPLTEMTVTMVATYS; encoded by the exons ATGTGCAATCGGGATTGTCTATCGTGTAGTCTCGATACTCGCTACCCAAGCGACATCGTCAGACCCTTG TGTACCCCGTATGCCAATCTCAAGTTTCTGACCTACCGGATGCTCTTGGCCACCTACTTTACGGTGTACCTGGTCATCCACCTGTCCACCAACATCGTCCACGTCCAGGGGCTCAAGGTCTTCATCTACCTGTCCGACTGGACGCTCATCTTGACCACGCTCTACCTCGTGGTGGCATTTCTCAACGGCATCGCGGACTACGCCTACTACCTGCAGCACGGAGCCTACACGGCCAACTCTCTTTTTG AGCCCCCAATCCTATTTCGGCTTCAGTGGTTACTGTTCAGTATCTGTAGCATCACTTCTCTCCTGATATCCGCCTCCTTCTGGCCCACCGCCGGCATCGACCTCCCCGCGGGAAAGATCTTCGAGAACTTCAACATCCACGCCCTCCCGTCGATCGTCCTCGTGATAGACCTGGCGGTCACGGCGGTGCCCATCCGCTTCGGACACGTCTTCTACCCGCTCGTCTACGGCGCCGTGTACCTCGTCTTCGCCGCCGTCTACTGGGCGCTGGGCGGCACGGACCCGTTCGGTCGCCACTACATCTACGGGATCCTCAACTTCGACCGACCCAAGGTGATCCTCATCGTCGTTTTCGTCGAGGGGCTCGGGGCACTAGTCTTTCAGTGGGTGCTGGCTGGGCTGAGCCTCCTGCGGAATAAGATCGCCAAGGAGTGCAACTGTGCTGGGAGGAGGAACCCGGAAACGGAAGACATGCCCCTGACGGAAATGACCGTTACCATGGTAGCCACCTActcgtaa